Proteins encoded together in one Pseudomonas sp. ADAK13 window:
- a CDS encoding diguanylate cyclase — protein sequence MPAAGGKGLSLATRLYKSRALGLTLGFICVAAAIYPLDKPAWVWVVMVANAFVWPHVAYQWSRRSKNSLRSEHRNLLFDSFCGGFWVGAMQFNPLPSVTTLSMMTMNNVAIGGPRFMFAGWVAQALGIGASMLVFTPAVTALTSEVQLYACLPILMLYPLALGWICYRQAITLARHKRELLALSRTDSLSGLLNHGAWKDHLEIEFQRCRRDQQGAAIALIDIDHFKTINDTYGHVTGDIVLRQLSKVLRQNLRATDLAGRYGGDEFCVILPDMPLNRATEVMDALRDRFNSLAYAQDPTLRASLSIGLAPYRPAHGDATSWLNDADQALYEAKSSGRNRVSSVQGSWLRSI from the coding sequence ATGCCAGCCGCAGGAGGAAAGGGACTTTCGCTCGCCACACGCTTGTACAAGTCGCGCGCCCTGGGATTGACCCTCGGGTTTATCTGTGTGGCCGCCGCCATCTATCCGCTGGATAAGCCCGCCTGGGTCTGGGTGGTGATGGTTGCCAACGCCTTTGTCTGGCCGCATGTGGCGTACCAATGGTCGCGACGCTCAAAGAACTCCCTGCGTTCGGAACACCGCAACCTGCTGTTCGACTCGTTCTGCGGCGGGTTCTGGGTGGGCGCCATGCAGTTCAACCCACTGCCCAGCGTGACCACCTTGTCGATGATGACCATGAACAACGTCGCCATCGGCGGCCCGCGCTTCATGTTCGCCGGCTGGGTGGCCCAGGCGCTGGGGATCGGCGCGTCGATGCTGGTGTTCACCCCGGCGGTGACGGCCCTCACCAGCGAAGTGCAGCTCTACGCCTGCCTGCCGATCCTGATGCTGTATCCCCTGGCCCTGGGCTGGATCTGCTACCGGCAAGCGATCACCCTGGCGCGGCACAAACGCGAGTTGCTGGCCCTGAGCCGCACCGACAGCCTGTCCGGCCTGCTCAACCACGGTGCCTGGAAAGACCACCTGGAAATCGAGTTCCAGCGCTGCCGCCGCGACCAGCAGGGCGCCGCCATCGCGCTGATCGACATCGACCACTTCAAGACCATCAACGACACCTACGGCCACGTCACCGGCGACATTGTTTTGCGCCAGTTGAGCAAAGTCCTGCGCCAGAACCTGCGGGCCACTGACCTGGCCGGGCGTTATGGCGGCGACGAATTCTGCGTGATCCTGCCGGACATGCCCCTGAACCGCGCCACCGAAGTAATGGACGCCCTGCGTGACCGCTTCAACTCACTGGCCTACGCCCAGGACCCGACCTTGCGCGCCAGCCTGAGCATCGGCCTGGCGCCGTACCGGCCGGCACACGGTGACGCCACCAGTTGGCTGAACGATGCCGACCAGGCGCTGTACGAAGCCAAGAGCAGCGGGCGCAACCGGGTCAGTTCGGTGCAGGGAAGTTGGTTGAGGTCGATCTGA